CAAGGACACTCACAGAAAGGCTGGGCCACCACGCACCAGGTCCGCACAAGCACCAGGGATTCCTCTGAATTAGGTGGAGGAGGACAGAGTTCATGACAGAGCAGAAGCCCTCACCTTCCCACACATGGCTGTGTTCTTAACTGCCTGGACAAGCTCAGGGGCATCAGGGGGACGCAGGTACTCATCGTTGGTGTCTTCCCAGTTCTGCTTGTATAAAACCTAGACAGACAGGGAAGAGGACCCGTGGTTGAGGCCACCCACGAGCTATGAGGGTTCAGAGAACAGAGTGCTGTTGAGTCTTTCACAGTCAAAGCGCTCTCATGGAGGGGCTGCCCTTGTGCCAGTTGTCACCAGCACTGACTGTGCGAGCGGTGACCATGTCAACATCCCACGATACTTCCCCTGCATTGTAAGCTTTTACTTGAAAAGTCTGATCTCTTAAACTAAGTCATGATCATGATTCTCCATAGATTCCTTTTAAGGGCTGCAACCTTTGAAAGTCATTGGCCGATTCTGGAGAGGGGGCATGTTCCTCTTGACCTATGTggtattttttccatgtttttgattagttatttacatttgaaatttaaGGATTTCTTGTAAAAATTAAGCTCCCTGACTTCTCTAAAAAGAAGTAGGAGCCTCTGGCAACCCTGGGATTGCATTCGGCACGGCAACTGCCTGGACCGAGTTGCAGGGCAGAGGTTTGACAACCCACTTCAGTCATCCGTGCAGTCTCCCTGACAGGTGTGGGCACCGAGCTCATGATGCCCTGAGATTCAGGGAAGACTGGCGAGCAGGATCAGGCCTGTCGCGTTTTCTTAGGTCAGATAGAGGAAACCCACATGCATCCCAAACATCCACACTGTGACCTCACCTTAGTGACTTGCTGCGACACTTTCTTCGCATGTTCAATGTCCTTTGCTTTTTCGTCCACGTGACACACAGTTTTAGCAACATCGCCATCCATTCGATACTTAACCCGCAGAAATCAAGCACAGCATTCGTGACGGGTGTGCCAATGTGAGTAGATTAAAGGCTATCTTACAACCAAACAGCATTAACCCAATGACTCAACGTCTGTGCCGCAAAGTGAAGTTTCTGCACTCTTAGAAAGTAGAAAACTATCATAGTAGAAAACTATGATCCCCAAAGATCTGTGGAGCACCTGCATTCGCTGTATATCTGCTTTCCTGGTGGAATTCCAGCCTCCCTGCACTCCTCTGTGGAGGACCACAGTGAATTCAAACTTCCCATCTCCTATCATCTCTTAAGCTAACCTACTTAGCCAAGCTTTTGGAAATCTCTGGGGGGTTCTCATTTAGAGCCACATAATCTATAGCCAAAGCTTCCTCTAGATTTCTCGACTGTCTCAGACTAATCTGACTCGTTTCCTCTACACCTGTTAAAGCCCTCAATTCCCAGTGGTGAGCATGTtttccacctctccctcccctttaTTTTAGCAATGCCACCCACCTCACTGAGTTGatcttgtactttcttttttcatataaatttgtaTGTTATcggtgttctatttgccaacatatagaataacacccagtgctcatcccatcaagtgcccccttcagtgcctgtcaatcagtcacccccagcccccacccgcctccctttctaccactcctagtttatttcctagacttagcagtctctcatgttctgtctccctttctgatatttcccactcattttttctccattcccctttattcctgtccaccattttttatattccccaaatgagaccatatgtatgtccttctccgactgactcatttctttcactcagcatatcatccagttccatccatattgaagcaaatggtgggtaatgGCTAAttaatggctgagttatattccattgtatacacagaccacatcttctttatccattcatctttcgatgcacaccgaggctccttccacagtttggctactatggacattgctgctagaaacatcagggtgtgggtgtcctggcgtttcattgcacctGTAgctttggggtcaatccccagcagtgcaattgctgggtcgtagggcagatctaattttcactctttgaggaacctccacacagttttccagagtggctgcaccagttcacattcccaccaatagtgcaggagggttcccctttctcgaCATCCTCTCTAagatttgtagtttcctgccttgttaattttccccattctcactggtgtgaggtggtattgcattgtggttttgatttgtgtttccctgatggcaagtgatgtggagcattttctcatgtgcttgttggccatgtctatgtcttcctctgtgagatttctgttcctgtctcctgcccatttcatgattggattgtttgtttctttgctcttgagtttaagaagttctttgtagatcttggatactagccctttatctgatatgtcatttgcaaatatcttctcccattctgtaggttgtcttttagttttgttgactgttggttttgttgtgcaaaagcttatcttgatgaagtcccaatagttcatttttgcttttgtttctcttgccttcatggatgaatcttgcaagaagttactgtgaccaagttcaaaaagggtgttgcctgtgttctcctctaggattttgaaggaatcttgtctcagatttagatctttcatccattttgagtttgtgtctgtgtatggtgcaagacagtggtctagtttcattcttctgcatgtggatgtccaattttcccagcaccatttattgaagagaccgtcttttttccagtggatactctttcctcctttgtccaaTATtcattgaccataaagttgagggtccacttctggattctctattctgttccattgatctatgtgtctgcttttctgccaagaccacactgtcttgatgaccacagctttgtagtacaacctggaatctggcattgtgatgcccccaggcctggctttctctcttaaaattcccctggatattcaggGACTTTTGTGATGccacacaaatctgaaaataatttgttccaactctctggagaaagtccatggtattttgatagggattgcattaaacgtgtatattgccctgggtaacattgacattttcacaatattaattctgccaatccgtgagcatggaatatttttccatctctttgtgtcttcctcaatttctttcagaagtgttctatagtttttagagtatagatcctttacctctttggttaggtttattcctaggtatcttatgcttttgggtgcaattgtaaatgggattgactccttgatttctctttcttcagtctcattgttggtgtatagaaatgccattgatttctgggcattgattgtgtatcctgtcacactgccaaattgctgtagttctagcaatcttggggtggaggcttttgggttttctatgtagagtatcatgtcattggcgaagagggagagtttgacttcttctttgccaatttgaatgcctttcctgtctttttgttgtctgattgctgaggctaggacttctaggactatgtcgaatagcagtggtgagactggaaacatccctgtcttgtttctgatctgaggggaatggctcccagtatttccccattgaggatggtatctgctgtgggcttttcgtagatggcttttaagatgttgaggataGTTCCCTCCATCCcgacactttgaagagttttgatcaggaatggatgctgtattttgtcaaatgctttctctgcatctgagaggatcatatggttcttgttttttctcttgctgatatgatgaatcacattgattgtgttatgagtgttgaaccagccttgcatccagggataaatctcacttgctcattgtaaataatcttcttaatgtattgtcgtatcctactggctagtatcttgttgagagttttacatccatgttcatcagggatgttggtctataattctcctttttggtggggtctttgtctggttttggaattaaggtgatgctggcctcgcagaacgagtttggaagtactccatctctttctatctttctaaacaGGTTTAgttagaataggtatggtttcttctttaacgtttgatagaattccccagggaagccatctggtcctggacttttgtgtcttgggaggtttttgatgactgcttcaatttcctccctggttatcaccttgttcaggttttctatttcttccagttccagttttcgtaatttgtggctttccaaaaacgcgtccatttcttctaagattgccgaatttattggcgtatagctgctcatgtttttaaaatcgtctgtatttccttggtgttggtagtgatctctccgttctcattcatgattttattagagtcttctctctcttctttttaataaggctggctaatggtttatctatcttattaatttttcaaagaaccaactcctggttttgttgatctgttccacaggtcttctggtcttgatttcatggACTTCTGCTGgattctttattaactctcttcttctgctgggtgtaggatctatttgctgttctttctctagctcctttaggtgcaaggttagcttttttattggagttccttccagtttttggatggatgcttgtattgcgatgtatctCCCCCTGAGGACTGCTTTTGGTGTATCCGAAAGAttctgaatggttgtatcttcattctcattagtttccatgaatcttttaaattcttccttaatttcctggtggaccctttcatcttttagcaggatggtccttaacctccatgtgtttgaaatccttccaaccTTCTTCTTCTTgtaaagcattatggtctgaaaatatgcaggggatgatcctaATCTtctggtatcagttaagacctgatttgtgacccagtatgtggtctattttggagaaagttccatgtgcacttgagaagaatgtgtattcagttgcgtttggatgtaaagttctgtagatatcggTGAAatgcatctggtccagtgtatcatttcaagcttttgtttctttggagatgttgtgcttagaagacctatcgaatgtagaaagcgctacattgaactcaccaagtataagtgtatgaTTATCTAAgtttgtcttaactttggttttaattgattgatatatttggcagctcccacattcggggcatatatattgagaattgttaagtcctcttgttggatagatccgttaagtatgatgtagtgtcctcttcatctctcactacagtcttcaggatatattttggtttatctaaggatggctacccctgctttcttttgaggaccatttgaatggtaaatggttctccaaccttttattttcaggctgtaggtgtccttatgtctaaaatgagtctcttgtagacagcaagcagatgggtcctgctttttcatccagtctgaaaccctgcgccttttgatggggtcattaagcccattcacattcagagttactattgaaagataggagtttagtgtcatcatgacatgtATTCAGTCccagtttttgtggattgtttccttggacttcctttttcttttacagggtcccctttaatatgcttgcagaactggtttggaggtcacatattctttcagtttctgcctatcttggaagctctttctctctcctattcttattgggagccttgctggataaagtattttggctgcaggttcttctcttttaggaccctgaatatatcctgccagccctttctggcctgccaggtctctgtggagaggtctgctgttaatctaatatttctccccataaatttagagatttcttgtctcttgctgctttaaggatcctctctttatctttggaatttgcaagcttctcTATTAAATGTgcaggtgttgagcggtttttattgattttaggggcggatctctctatttcctggatctgaatgcctgttacCGTTCTCAGattaggaagttttcagctatgatttgttgaaatacatattctggacctctgtccctttcagcgccctctggaaccccaattaaacataaatttgccttcctcagactgtcatttatttcccctaatctatcctcatgatcttttgtttttctttttcctcagtttctctctctgccaccaacttttcttctatgtcactcacttgttcttccacctcattaaccctcgtcgttaggacctctagtagGGGTTGCATctcatgtaattgatttttaatttcagcctgattacaTCTAGATTAAGTCTCTttagtcctttatacttttttcgaGAGCCacccagtagctttataattgtgcttctgaattggctctctgacactgaattgtaatccaaattttgtaactgtgggagagagggctgtttctctttttttttttttttttttttttttttgagagggctgtttctgattccttctttggatgtaagtttttccttctagtcattttgctcagtgcagagcagccaaaaacaatttgtattgggaaaaggagaaaaagagcgaagagaaagaagaatagaaaaagaaaaaaaaagaaggaaaaaagagaagaaaaaaaggggggaagcaaaacagaaaacaagaaaacaaaaaacaagagggagtaacctctgattctgtatactgtaaatccctcaacttcccctggaaatttccagtgctgcttggtcaataatttgtttttcccctgtccgtctagcagGTCTTCTGgcagaggggcctgctgtgctcattctcaggtgtcagcacttgggggagTTGCCCCCATGCttggtgcatggctcagtgaaagttgtttaacctttttatcctgtgaggccactgtgagccTGTGATTatgctcagtgggggttgtttatcctgggaggccccaggaggaacaatactggtggcggccagctctccagccctggagtcagcttccacagtaactacggagctctcagtctgcaggggcctggatgctccaggggcgggagtcaccgatctgcacagctcagggccgcCGGGTGGCAGGAGTattcttgctgtcctgtgccctcctggcttctgcctatTCGGGGGTgagcgccggatcttgggctgtgtccccggtgccctgtgctcccgggcctgcgctctTGGAATTGCACTCCCGGCCACACAGCTCCCTTCGTGTGGAGCCTCTGCCGGAgctgcctctgagctgctcccggggtcgcacagccccctccacgcgGAGCCTCTTCCCCagccgcctccgagctgctctgggtccagcCGGgcgcgtgctgcagccctttagggagctcgacCACGGGGTGTGGGGTGCTCTCCTGGggtgcaggtcctctgttagtgtcccagggagcctgagggcatcccgaCTGctctgggatcctgctccaactccctgcgaccTCCTTTCTGTCCgagaagattggtgcagctcctgcttctccaggacaggGCTTTCCCGCCCTGGGGGCTCTCGCTGGGGCCTTAGCCCGACTCCTGGTGGGGCTCCTCTCCCTTGGattcctcttatttctttctctttttcccccatctttctACCTGAAGaatgaactcttctcactatagcattccagctgttccctctttaaatctcaagtcaAATTCAtcggttttcaggatgatttgaaagttatctaggtaatttggtggggacaggtgacttggccctactcttccaccatcttgtccTGCCTCGATCTTGAAGTTTCTTCATTTGGGGAAGTTCTGGTGTATCCGTCGTGATGGCATATGGCTGTCCTTTTGCTTTCTCACAGTTCTCCCTATATTTATTCTGAAAAGAATAGCAGAGATTAGCCTAAAACCTGACAAGACGGTAGCAGAAATTTCAGGCAATGCATTCATCCccttgtgataaaaaaaaaaaaaatccagcaagtTCCAACAATTATCAGTTATAACAGCTTTCTTTTTGTCCCCTACTCGATTCACAGCAAAAATTATAATAGATTTGTTATTTGTTATTCCTAACATGATTGGATACTTAAGACAGTAGAAATTTTATTATAAGCTATGGTCTCGAAAATGCCCTAATATGATTCAAAGTTTTTATTGTCTGAATGCACACATAAAAAGCCTGAACCTCAacagttttagaaaatatatatatagaaattgaAAAGATTTGATTGATAACACaatgcaaaaatactcaatgCTGACGTTGCAGCTGAATCTCGATGGCTTGGATAGCTGAGACACCAGCTGAATTAATGGCAAGTCTGAATTATGGAGTATTTTGAAAAGGaatgcaattttattatttctgctacATATACAATGagttctaataaataaaacactaagaGCTGTCAGTCTAATCTGTAGGAGCAGAACCTCTGATTGACCAAAAGGCATGTGGATTTAGGTTCATCTTTGTGCATGTGTGTCAGACCTCTCTATACTGCCCATGGCAAGTTTTTGATGGTCAGTGGCTGAGGTTGCAAGTGGCAGAGAGCTTTGGGCCTGTTGTACTGCTGTCGggggcctctccctctgccagtagGGGCTGCAGATGCCTAGTAACCAGCAAAGACAGGGCCCTTTGGGGGCAAAAGGATTTTTTCTAGTGTGATGTTGCTTGGGAGGGCCCAAATGTTGCTTGGGAGTGTCCGTGTCTTCACTGTAATTTCTGGAAAACGTTACCTCAGACCTCCCTGAATGGAGAGGTCTAAGTTTGGAGGGAAATTTGACAAAGCCTTCATTTGAGGGAACGGAGGAGTGTGTGTCCATTTCTCTGGCCGCACCGTAACTGTACATGGAAAGTTAAGGACCGGGGACTTTCAGCAGCGGTGATTATGCACCTGACCCTGGTTTTCTAAACTACAGGTTCTTCTTCCCTATATGACTCTTAAAgacctttttatatatttttaactagtCTACTTAAGGGGCATCCTGCTCAGACACAGTGTAAAGAGGTGTTCTTTAGCTTCTGTGAATGGATTTCAGTTGAATCTGTATTTAGGACTTCAGGATTCTAGATTAGCCAGAAAACTGtgaataaatatcaataaatgccTCATAATAGGCCTCCTGTTTATTTTGTGGGAATGATTTCAGTAAGGAGGTTTCTCTGAAACTGCAATGGTGCAAATGAATTACATGAAGGGAAGATTCAAGAGTCACAAGAGCTTATGTTTCTGCAGATAAGTTTTTGTCTCCTACAAGGTTGAAGAACAATCTAGCTGGCGCCCAAAACAGAGTCACTGGAGATCAGTAATTTCTCTATAATAAAACCAGATTGGCACAAGATGTTAGAAACTCACCGGGCCAAAGAGGTCCTGCATCTTCTGGCTGTGTACAATGTACACAGGTCATGAACTTCAAAGAATCCAATTTCTTCCAGATAACCTTCTTCCTCTCCGCTGGATTGGCTGGTACTGGCTGTGCAACACCAATGCCGGTTTGGAAGGTCCTGATGGTTCATAGTCCAATGTGGTCGTCCTTGTGGTAGTAGTTTCAAAGATTTCTGTTATTGTCTGAAAATGAGACATGCAGTTCCAATggttatggaaataaaaatggtgaTGGCATGATCTAGTTGCATACGCATTATCCTGACCTCAAGTCAGACTTGCACCCTAGGGGTGCTTCAACATGTCTGAAACAGACCAAGGCGGCAGGCCATGTACTGTATACATCACGTTACAGAAATCTGAATGCTGATTGCTCAGGAGGCTGTGGAATCAAGAGGTCACTCCCTCTTCATTTGCTACAGTGCCTTAAAATTCCATTGGTAGGAAGGAACCCAAACACTTTCAGGTTGGATAAAACTCAgaaacacaatcttttttttaatttttatttatttatgataggcacacagtgagagagagagaggcagagacacaggcagagggagaagcaggctccatgcactgggagcccgacatgggatttgatcctgggtctccaggattgcgccctgggccaaaggcaggcgctaaaccgctgcgccacccggggatcctgaAACACAATCTTCTTAAACATTTACAATCTTCTCAAATCGTTTGGGTAGAGCCAAAGCAAACTTGGCATCAGGGAACAAACAATTAAGAAGATCAAATAAAGCTCACCTTGTTGACTTCGTATTAACTCTAAATGAGTCTATGAAAAACCTGCTTGCTTTTTCCACAGGTCTTCAGGCCTCTCCCCTGCAGTCCTAGGCAAAGAATAATGAACTTTAAAGGAATGAATCACATCAGTATCACAAGTGACTACCATCCTTTTGGCTTAGTCAGTTAGTTAATGTGAACTAGAGTGCCATTTATGCTAACAAATGCTTAGGTGGACCAGGATAAGGACGGCAACATAAGGGGGTAATCATCCTTGTAACAGTCGTACACGTGCAGTAGGTGGGAAATTACGGTTTCTTATGCCAGGGTGTACAGAAGAAACTAAGGCCAAAGTTTAGGTCTGGTCCAAGGTTAAAAGTACCGTATGTAAGAAAAAATGGTAAGCAGGCAACTGGTCCATCCATGTGATGGCAGGACTTCCTTCACAGCTAGTATCATCTCTACCAAAGCAAGAGTCCTTGCATCAATTATGGAAAGGGAAGCTGAACCAACAAGGAAACCGACATCTGGGACAACTTCCCCTGGTGTCATGAGGTCGTTGCTGATGGGCTGCTTTCTGCTGCCGTTGCTGGCAAACAGGGATGGGGAGAAACTAACCGACTGGCAGCAGCTGCAAATGTTAGGTCTCATGCAGCTCCAAGCCCTGTGACAGCCATCCTCTGTGTGCCGTGCTCAAGAGAAACAGATCTATCCAGAAAGGAAGCATGAGTGAGCTTTTTCACCCTAAAAAAAGTTCCACCTTGGAATATTCACGGGAAAGGCTTTGTGCTAAAACCTCAGTAACGTTTCGTTGCACCATCGGGGGCAAAGGCAGAGATGGTACCCAACAGGTTACAGCTCTCTACGACAAAGCTGCTGGTCACCCTGCAAGTCACCCGTCCGAGGCCCTGGGATTGCGACGGGTACCACGTGCTGGCAGCCTCTGGCATTATTGCAATTAGCACCCACTGTGCCAACAGCGCCCCACGAATGGTGGGGAATGATGCCCAAGCACCCTGGGTGTGCtggagagcaagagcagggacaCGGCCTGTCAGGGGCAGCATTTCTCGCCGGCTCCCGCAGCTGTGGGGTGCAGACAAGGAACGGTCGCTGCCCCCTGACCCCGCGCGTGCCAGCTCAGAGCCCCGGGAGCCCGTGGCAGGTGCTGGCGGCCTCAGTGTGCACCTCAGGCAGCCTTACCTGTCTGGCCCTTACTTGCCCCGGCACCTCCTCGTATATGGCGTCCTCCACCTAGTACTGCAAACAGAGGCAGAGCGGGCGTGAGAACACAGCAGGCGGCCCTGTCCACTGCCCGCAGTTGGGGGCGCCTCCCGCGTGCCTCCCGCAGGGAGGGGCATTATCTGAGCCCAGGCGACTTGGGGTGGCTGGCGGTCCCGTGAGGGCCGCCAGcctgggtggggtgcagggggaggaaggggctcCCCGGGTGCATCGTTAATGGGCGGCAATTTCCCTGGAGGCCAGGAAAACCTCTTCTGGGAGCCAGGGCCTTGTTTGCAGCGAGGCGGCAGGACGATGCGGGAGGCTGCTGTCTGCACAGGAAGGACCTCGGGTAACGCGCTGTGACCAACAAGGCGGCGGTCACAGGGCCGGGGACGAGGGCGGCacagagaggagagccagaggaaCGCAGCACCCAGACCACCCTCGTCCCCAAGGCCCCCAGATGTCCCGGGGACGAGTGGCCCTCCGGGGCGAGGAGACGGAGCCCCGAGGCCGGGTATGAGGGCGGCAGGGACCGGGTGGCACAAGGTGCGGGCAGGCCAGGCCGCCACCTGCAAGgtgccccaggccccacccaagGTCAGAGCCACTCTGTACTCCCGGCGTCACCGCCCGCCGCAGGAGCAGGTGCGGTCGGGTGGCCGCAGACACGGGGGGCCGCAGTCCCGGCCCCGCCACCCAGGCCCCCGGGACAGGCACGCGGGCCACTCGGCTCGCTCTCTCAGGCCACACAGTGCACCTCGTTCTATGCTTCACGTGTCCCTTCTCTGCCACCAAAGAAGACGCTCGGGGAGAGGGGAAAGCCAAGGACCAGACCTCCTGCAGCCAGGGTCCCGCCTGTCCCCCGGGTCAGCCAACTCTTTCAAGTTACTTGGCCTTTGCCCCGAGGCCACCAGCTCTAGTCCATCAGCAGGGACTCGCCCAGGGTCCCCCGTCTTGTGCTTCCCCTGCTCCCGCACCATTTCTTAACTTCGACCCCAATACCCATCTGGGTCCTTAGGCAGAGCCAGAGATGCCTGGGCTCCT
This DNA window, taken from Canis lupus baileyi chromosome 27 unlocalized genomic scaffold, mCanLup2.hap1 SUPER_27_unloc_1, whole genome shotgun sequence, encodes the following:
- the LOC140629624 gene encoding uncharacterized protein isoform X3, with the protein product MDGDVAKTVCHVDEKAKDIEHAKKVSQQVTKVLYKQNWEDTNDEYLRPPDAPELVQAVKNTAMCGKKLYTEDWEADKSLFYAYNDSPELRRVAQAQKALSDRKYQEDFENTKDQIYFT